From the Montipora capricornis isolate CH-2021 chromosome 2, ASM3666992v2, whole genome shotgun sequence genome, one window contains:
- the LOC138025589 gene encoding tripartite motif-containing protein 2-like, which produces MAASHDHLFTDSHDYCCPVCLEEFQDPKVLPTCNHNVCRQCLEAIIMRSKPDFLRCPTCRRSSFIRLEDIDDLQTNEFLMKSMEQIEPQKERDKLSKGIQACVTKVEVLEEIVNELQLCRERKIDHGENLREKIHKTADDMVKKIRKSEMDLIEQLEDFTSRQNKIFSGVETRLASFSRKIQEQVDMSLKFIDEGNDSEMSKMKSTLANLAQDKPEENVHREVNELDSFTVNFEANKEVFEKVKNHGIGNLTMNDQSGVKVGLRTPLSVMRVSLHTLRKITPSTFGFETFSPLSVATDGYEHVAVADPENNNILILNRNGDFLRRFTVPADSSQPAMMFSGVAFSKDKKDLVAVNGALDVHIINPKEGQFKVSYRSSPQWGVKYCFVSTDPFGRLLLTCEPLTKQCRACIVVHSDVPFGKPELRFGFSGEGALLFPFKALYQDKHYYVTDMEKGCVMVYNEDGKFLWHFGRKNEEISGNGHLVLPTGMTFDPKEEVFYICDWGSGSIQTYKPDGTFLGAFPIDGRPTDIALLSDGNLVVTSKDDQWIQYVCFTPLGAWREDGTEKE; this is translated from the coding sequence ATGGCGGCTTCACACGATCATCTCTTCACAGATTCCCATGATTATTGCTGCCCGGTTTGCTTAGAGGAATTTCAAGATCCCAAAGTTCTTCCAACGTGTAATCATAATGTTTGTAGGCAGTGCCTCGAAGCTATTATAATGCGATCGAAGCCTGATTTTTTGCGATGTCCGACCTGTCGGCGAAGTTCGTTTATTCGGTTGGAAGACATTGACGACCTTCAAACAAACGAGTTTTTAATGAAATCAATGGAACAGATTGAACCTCAAAAGGAAAGGGACAAGCTTTCAAAGGGAATTCAAGCATGTGTTACGAAAGTGGAGGTTTTAGAGGAAATTGTTAACGAACTGCAACTGTGTCGAGAGCGGAAAATCGATCACGGAGAGAATTtaagagagaaaattcacaaaacAGCAGATGATATGGTAAAAAAGATAAGGAAAAGCGAAATGGATCTGATAGAGCAATTAGAAGATTTTACTTCTcgacaaaacaaaattttcagTGGCGTCGAAACCAGATTGGCATCGTTCAGCCGGAAAATTCAAGAACAAGTAGATATGTCGTTGAAATTTATCGATGAAGGGAACGATAGCGAAATGTCCAAAATGAAAAGCACTCTCGCAAACCTTGCTCAGGATAAGCCGGAGGAAAACGTTCATAGAGAAGTAAACGAGTTAGATTCGTTTACTGTGAATTTTGAAGCAAACAAAGAGGTTTTCGAAAAGGTTAAAAATCACGGAATTGGGAACTTGACCATGAATGACCAGAGCGGAGTAAAAGTTGGACTTCGCACTCCACTGAGTGTGATGAGGGTGTCTCTTCACACTCTTCGCAAGATTACTCCCTCTACATTTGGATTTGAAACATTTTCTCCTTTGAGTGTCGCCACAGATGGATACGAGCACGTCGCAGTGGCTGACCCAGAAAACAATAACATTCTCATTTTGAACAGAAATGGTGATTTTTTGAGGAGATTTACAGTCCCGGCAGACTCTTCGCAGCCTGCCATGATGTTCTCGGGTGTGGCGTTTTCCAAAGACAAAAAAGACCTCGTAGCTGTGAATGGTGCTCTAGATGTGCACATTATTAATCCAAAAGAAGGCCAATTTAAAGTCAGTTACAGAAGTAGCCCACAATGGGGAGTTAAGTACTGTTTTGTTTCCACCGATCCCTTTGGGCGACTGTTGCTGACTTGCGAGCCCCTGACGAAGCAATGTCGGGCATGCATCGTCGTGCACTCGGATGTCCCTTTCGGGAAACCCGAGTTGAGGTTTGGTTTCTCTGGGGAAGGAGCGTTGCTGTTCCCTTTTAAAGCCCTCTACCAAGATAAACACTATTACGTGACGGACATGGAAAAAGGTTGCGTTATGGTGTACAATGAAGACGGTAAGTTTCTTTGGCACTTTGGAAGGAAGAATGAAGAAATTAGTGGCAATGGACATCTTGTTTTGCCAACAGGCATGACTTTTGATCCCAAGGAGGAAGTATTCTACATTTGCGATTGGGGATCGGGTTCCATTCAGACTTACAAACCGGATGGCACCTTCCTTGGGGCATTCCCCATTGATGGACGCCCCACGGATATTGCACTGTTATCCGATGGGAACCTAGTTGTTACTTCGAAAGACGATCAATGGATTCAATACGTGTGCTTCACGCCGCTGGGTGCTTGGAGAGAAGACGGCACAGAAAAGGAATGA